A DNA window from Kitasatospora atroaurantiaca contains the following coding sequences:
- a CDS encoding DUF899 domain-containing protein, whose amino-acid sequence MPEHRIGTQEEFEAAREELLAEEKKLTRRNDELARKRRELPWVPVEKDYSFETEGGTKSLADLFDGRSQLLVYHFMFGPPYEAGCPVCSSIADTLSPNAVHLKARDVTLICSSRAPVDKLLAYRERMGWRFDWVSTVGSDFHRDLGFHYTEEELGPFLEGDIPPTVRQMAEACGTDVLGYVTEGPGLSAYALSNGTVYRTYVSTARGLEPAMAYYGLLDRTPMGRHEDGEETHWLRRHDEYGKT is encoded by the coding sequence ATGCCCGAGCACAGGATCGGCACGCAGGAGGAATTCGAGGCGGCCCGAGAGGAGCTGCTTGCGGAGGAGAAGAAGCTCACCCGACGAAATGACGAGCTCGCGCGGAAGCGGCGGGAGCTTCCCTGGGTGCCGGTCGAGAAGGACTACAGCTTCGAGACCGAGGGCGGGACCAAGTCGCTCGCGGACCTCTTCGACGGGCGCTCGCAGCTGCTTGTGTACCACTTCATGTTCGGCCCGCCGTACGAGGCCGGATGCCCGGTCTGCTCCTCGATCGCGGACACCCTCAGCCCCAACGCGGTCCACCTGAAAGCCCGCGACGTGACGCTGATCTGCTCCTCGCGGGCGCCGGTCGACAAGCTCCTCGCCTACCGGGAGCGGATGGGCTGGCGCTTCGACTGGGTCTCCACCGTCGGCAGCGACTTCCACCGCGACCTCGGCTTCCATTACACCGAGGAGGAGCTGGGGCCGTTCCTCGAGGGTGACATCCCGCCGACCGTGCGTCAGATGGCGGAGGCCTGCGGCACCGACGTGCTCGGGTACGTCACCGAGGGGCCCGGGCTGAGCGCCTACGCGCTCTCGAACGGCACCGTCTACCGGACGTACGTCAGCACTGCGCGCGGCCTTGAGCCTGCCATGGCCTACTACGGCCTCCTCGACCGGACGCCGATGGGCCGACATGAGGACGGCGAGGAGACCCACTGGCTGCGCCGCCACGACGAGTACGGGAAAACCTGA
- a CDS encoding TetR/AcrR family transcriptional regulator: MPKLWNDTIEAHRNTVREATLDATAALVAEHGLLSVTMSRIAQETGIGRATLYKYFPDVEAILIAWHERQVTSHLAQLTTARDQAGSAEERIQAVLEAYALIVHERHGHHGSNIAALLHQGEHVARAHQQLTGLVRDLLSEGAKAGVLRDDVMPDELANYCLHALSAAGSLPSKAAVRRLVTVTLAGLHPRAATTGPSRRDGDARVPEPPAHQRHHQHGAH; the protein is encoded by the coding sequence ATGCCGAAGCTGTGGAACGACACGATCGAGGCGCACCGCAACACCGTGCGTGAGGCGACCCTTGACGCCACCGCGGCGCTGGTGGCCGAGCACGGGCTGCTGTCGGTGACGATGTCGCGGATCGCCCAGGAGACCGGCATCGGACGGGCAACGCTCTACAAGTACTTCCCCGACGTCGAGGCGATCCTGATCGCCTGGCACGAGCGCCAGGTCACCAGCCATCTCGCACAGCTGACCACGGCCCGGGACCAGGCCGGCAGCGCCGAAGAGCGGATCCAGGCCGTCCTGGAGGCCTACGCGCTCATCGTCCATGAACGGCACGGGCACCACGGAAGCAACATCGCCGCGCTCCTGCACCAGGGCGAACACGTCGCGCGGGCGCACCAGCAGCTCACCGGCCTCGTCCGGGATCTCCTGAGTGAGGGCGCCAAGGCCGGTGTCCTCCGGGACGACGTCATGCCCGACGAGCTCGCCAACTACTGCCTCCATGCCCTCAGTGCAGCCGGCAGCCTGCCGTCCAAAGCCGCGGTCCGAAGGCTCGTCACGGTCACCCTGGCAGGACTGCACCCCCGCGCCGCGACCACCGGCCCGTCACGCCGGGACGGCGACGCCAGGGTGCCGGAGCCGCCCGCGCACCAACGGCATCACCAGCACGGCGCCCATTGA